The Radiobacillus deserti genomic interval TCATGATCACTTATTAAACCACCTAGCTTCATTTGGTGTGCACCCAATTGCATGACCGCTTTTCCATCTCTTCCAACGACGCGAATTTTTTCCTCCGGTTTTGGCGTGTAGCCATCCTGGACGAAGCGTAACGCCGCTCGTTTTGCCTCAAAAATTAAGTGATCTGGATTCGTAACAAATGTATCCGTTGGTCGCATGTAGCCTAGCTTCTTCGCATCTGCCGCACTTGTCGACACTTTAGCTGTTCCTACATTTTCAAAGATTTGATTCACATACGGCTGGATGTCTACTTCTCGATTCGTGACTGATTGACTTAAACGAAGGGTTAGTTCTTTACAGCCGCCACCAGCAGGTATTAAACCAACTCCTACCTCTACTAAACCGTAGTATGTTTCCGCTGCTGCTACCACTTGGTCAGCTGGCATACATACCTCAACACCTCCACCTAAAGCCATCCGGTGTGGGGCCGCAACAACTGGCTTCTCAAAGTGTTTTAACGTGTACATCGTATTTTGGAACATGCGAATGATATTGTCGACTTCATCCCATTCCTCATCCTGGGCTTCCATTAATAGAATCATAAGGTTGGCACCAACACAGAAGTTACGTCCTTGATTTGCAATAACTAAACCCTCATAATTTTTGCGAACCTCTTCCATGCTCTGTTGAATCATAAGTAGGATGTCTGCTCCAATGGCATTATTCGGTGAATGGAATTCTAAACAAGCAACACCATCTCCAAGATCAATTAAACTGGCACCGCTGTTAGACGTAATCACTTTATTTTGTTCCTTCAAAGAACGTAAATGGATAACCTCTGGCTTCTCTTCTCTTGCAGTAAAGGACCCCTCCGCTACATAGAAGGTTTGCTGGTTCTCTTTTTTATAGAAAGACTCATTTCCATCTGCAATCCAATCTTTAACCCACTTCGGAATCGTTAAGCCTTCTGCTTCCATCTTTTCTACAGAGCGCGTTAATCCAATTGCATCCCATGTTTCAAAAGGTCCTAATTCCCAATTGAAGCCCCACTTCATTGCTTCATCCATTTCCACGATGGTATCCGCAATTTCCCCCACTTTTTCAGCGGAATAAAGGAGGACTTGTTTCGTAATATTCCAAGCTAACTCTGCGTAGCGGTCTTTCCCACTTAGCAGTGCCTTCACTTTATTTTTTGCACCCTTAGCAGTTTTCGCTGCTTCTAGAGAAGGACTGCTAACCTTTTGCTGCGATCCATATTCCATCGTTTCCAATTGAAGAGAGAGGATTTGTTTCCCTTGTTCATTTTTGATTTTCTTATAAAACCCTTGGCCTGCTTTTTCTCCAATCCAGCCTTTTTCCACCATATTTTTAAGAACAGAGGGGGCATTAAATACTGCTTTTTCTTGTTCATCCTCTACTTTTTCAAATACATTGTGGGCAACGTGCACAAAGGTGTCTAATCCGACTAAATCCAAGGTCCGGAATGTAGCACTTTTTGGACGCCCCATCGCCGGGCCTGTAACAGCATCGACTTCTTCAACGGTATATCCCTTTTCAAGCATTTCAGATAGCGTCACCAAAAGCCCAAATGTTCCAATACGGTTTGCGATGAAATTCGGGGTATCCTTGGCTACGACAACACCTTTCCCAAGCGTTTTCTCCCCAAATTGCTTCATCTCTTCTACAATCTCAGGATTCGTTTGTTCCCCTGGGATAATTTCTAATAGCTTCATATAACGTGGTGGGTTAAAGAAGTGCGTCCCTAAAAAATGCTCCTTAAACGCATCACTTCTTCCTTCTACCATCGCATTAATCGAGATACCCGACGTATTTGAGGTAACGATTGTACCTGGCTTCCAAACCTGCTCCACTTTTTCGTAAAGCTGTTGCTTGATTGCAAGATTCTCTACGACTACCTCAATAACCCAATCTACATCCTGCAGTTTCGCTAAGTCGTCTTCGATATTCCCTGGTGTAATAAAAGAAGCATAATCAGAATCAAACAACGGTGCTGGTTTTGTTTTTTTAAGTCGTTGAATGGCTTTTGTGGCCAATCGGTTTCGGACTGCTGGATGATCCAGTGTAAGTCCTTTCGATTTTTCTTCCTCCGTGACATCTTTCGGTATAATGTCTAATAAAAGTGTAGAAATTCCTACATTAGCGAGATGAGCAGCAATGCTTGCACCCATAACACCTGAGCCAATTACAGCGGCCTGACGAATGTTTCTTGCCATACTTTATTCCCTCCTAATTTACATCGCCTTTTTGTCTTGCTCTTCTTCTACTCCAAAAACAGCCTCTTCTAAGATTTCCGCAATATCTCTAGCACGAACAGCTTCCTCCACTTCCTTCGATTTTGTTCCATCCTCTAGCATGGTGAGACAGAATGGACAAGCACTACTGATGATGGTTGGATGAACTTCAAGTGCCTGCTCAGTTCGGGCTATATTCACGCGCTTCCCTGCTGTTTCTTCCATCCACATCATGCCTCCTCCGGCGCCACAGCACATGCCGTTTTCCCGGTTTCGGTCCATTTCCACTACCTCTACTCCTTTGATGGCTCGAAGAATATTTCTAGGCTGATCATATATATTGTTGTAGCGTCCTAGATAACAAGAATCGTGATACGTAATACGTTCATTCAACACATACTGCGGGGTCAATCTTTTCACTTTTACGAGTTGGTCCAGCAACTCTGTATGGTGAAGGACCTCTACCCCTTCTAGCCCGAACTCTGGATATTCGTTTTTCAGCGTATTAAATGTATGCGGGCAAGCGGTTACAATTTTCTTCACGTTATACTTTTGGAACGTCGCAATGTTTTCCATGCAAAGCTCTTGGAACAGGAGCTCGTTCCCCATTCGACGTGGTGTATCGCCAGAGTTTTTCTCTTCATTTCCAAGAATGGCGAAGTTAACCCCCGCTTCATGGAGCAGTCGTACAAACGCTTTAGAAATTTTTAAGCTGCGATTATCGTATGACCCCATAGAGCCTACAAAATAAAGAATATCGAAATCTGGATTCTCTTTTACGGTAGGAACTGGAATCCCAGCGATATCTTCTCTCCACTTGGCACGATCATTACGATTAATCCCCCAAGGGTTTCCTTGACGCTCAATGTTTTGCATCGCACGCTGTCCTTCTTGTGGGACACTACCTTCCATTAAGACGAGGTGCCTTCTTAAATCAATGATTTTGTCCACGTGTTCATTTCCTACAGGACATTGATCCTCACAGTTTCGGCAAGTCGTACATGCCCAAATCTCATCTTCTGTCATCACATCCCCAATTAAGTTCACATCTTCCGCTTTTTTCTCCCCAGTAGACCAAAGCATTTTTTGCAAGCTGATTGTCGGCTCTATATTTGTGATAGAGTCACTGCTCCAATTGGTATCCAATCCACCGTCCGGTTGCTGGAACGAATGAGTTCCCATTTCTGAAAAAGCGTAAGCTGGTACCCAAGGGGATTTTGAGGTCAAAACAGCGCCCTTTTCCGTTAAATGATCACGAAGCTTCGCAATCATATGCATAGGTGAGAGAATTTTTCCGGTATTGGAAGCTGGACAAACATTCGTACAGCGCCCACATTCGACACATGCATAAAAGTCAATCATTTGTTTTTGAGTAAAGTCTTCTATTTTTCCTACTCCAAAAGATTCTGCTTCTTCATCTTCTAAATCTAAGGATGTTAATTTGCCAACTGGCTCTGTTTTTTTAAGTAAAATATTGATCGGTGCGACCATAAGGTGAAAGTGCTTCGATTGTGGAACATAAATAAGAAAAGAAAGTAAGATTAGTAGATGCGCCCACCAGAAGATATAAAAGAAGACCGTGGCTGCTGTTACTCCGACTCCAGAGAAAGCGGCAGCTATCACAGAAGAAATTGGCGCATACCAGGAAAATTCCATATGGTGTATGACTCGTTCAAATCCTAAGGAGAACAGAACGGTAAACATTAAAGAAAAAATCAAAAAAATGACAACACTTGGTTTCCAGCCTCTTTTTAGACGAGGTAGCTTCTCTCCGTACCTGCGGTATGCAGCATAACCTACTGCTAAGAAAATAAGTAAGACGGTAATTTCCTGGATCAGACCAAAAACGTGGTAACCAGGAATCGGTAACCCCTTCGCGCCAAGTCCTTTGACAATAATATCTAAAGCACCGAACTGAAGGATAATAAACCCATAAAAAATGAGGACGTGCATAATCCCGCTTTTCTTATCCTTCAACAGCTTTTGTTGTCCCAACACTTGAACGACAGCGGTTTTAAACCGTTCCTTCAATTGTTTTTCCATTGTGACTGGCTGCCCAAGCTTTACATATAAGTAGCGATGATAGACAACCTTTGCAAACAGATACAAACTGTAACCGCTTACAACGAGGAATGCAAAAAACTGTATCCATTGCCAACCCACAACGATCATTCCTTTCTCGTAGTTTTGCTTACTTTCAACATATGAATCTCTTAATCAAAAAGACTAGTAAAATTCCTGCGGATAATCATTGACACCAAGTAGGAATTCGAATATGATTAAGAAAATGAATGACTATTCATTCATTAGTTGATTAAATTTTAACACCGAGGTGCCATTATGACAAGTAGAAAAAAAGAAAAATATCATTTAATCCTCGATGGAGCACTTCAAGTCTTTGCGGAAAACGGATATCACGGATCCCAAGTTTCAAAGATTGCAAAGGTTGCAGGCGTTGCGGATGGAACAATTTATTTGTACTTCAAAAATAAAGAAGACATCCTCATCTCCTTATTTAAAGAAAAGCTTGGAGAGCTTGTTGGGAAATTTGAGGCAAGTATTGAACACATTTCGGATGTTTCGGAAGCAATACGAGAGATATGTCGCATTCACTTCACAGAATTGGAAGCAAATGTCCCACTCGCTTATGTTACACAGATTGAGCTTCGTCAAAGCAACTTAGACATGAGAAAAGCAATTGGGCAGACCGTGAAGCCATACATTAAGCTGCTAGAAGGTGTAATTCGAAAAGGTGTTGCGGATGGAACATTTCGCTCCGACCTTGATGTAAAGCTTACTCGTTTGTTACTTTTTGGTGCAATGGACGAAGTCGTGACGACTTGGTTAATCGCCGGGCAAAAAATATTCATTATCTGAGCAAGTGGATAAAACGGTTGAGTTCTTTTTAAAGGGATTAAAAGCATAAGGTGATTGCATATCGCAATCCCTCTTGCTTCTATCATAAACATTTACTTTTTCTACCATTTGAAAGGAGAAGGTACCATGAACATTTATGTTATTTTGAAGCAAACGTTTGATACAGAAGAAAAGATTAACATCGAGAACGGTCACATTTCAGAGGATGGCGTACAATATGTCATCAATCCATACGATGAATATGCCGTAGAAGAAGCCATCCAAATTCGTAACGCACATAATGGAAGCGTTTACGTTATTTCCGTAGGTCCTGAAAGAAGTACGGAAGCATTAAGAACTGCGTTAGCTATGGGAGCTGACGAAGCCATCCTTATTTCTGATGATCGAATTGGCTCAGATGAATACACCATTTCCAAAGTATTGGCTTCTTACTTAAGTAAACAATCTGTTGACCTCGTGTTAGGTGGATACTTTTCAGTAGATAGTGGCGGTGGCCAGGTGGCCATTCGTTTAGCGGAGCTATTAGACCTTCCGCATGTTGGATCCGTTACGGAATTATCGATTTCAGATGGAAAAGCAACCGCTGTTCGGGATGCGGAAGGAGACCAAGAAAAACTAGAAGTGATGCTACCTGCTTTGTTTACTGCACAGCAAGGGTTAAACGAACCTCGTTACCCGAGCTTGCCTGGGATCATGAAAGCGAAGAAAAAGCCATTTACACAGCTTTCATTAGATGACTTAGATATTTCTGAAAGCGAACTCGTAGCCAAAACCGAGCGAAAAAGTATTTCACTTCCACCTGAGCGAGAAGAAGGAAAAATCCTATCTGGTGAAGTTTCAGATCAGGTCCAAGAATTGGTGGAGCAATTAAAAAACAAATCGAGAGTCATATAAGGAGGCTAAATCATGAGTAAAACAATCTTGGTTGTTGCAGAACAACGTGATGGAAAACTACGTCAAGTAACCTATGAAGCGATTCAAGCTGCCAAATTATCGTCGAATGAAGGAGATGTGATTCACTTAGCTGTTTTGGGCTCTGATTTGAGCGGTCTACAGGATTCTCTTGCCTCTCTCGGCGTTCAAAAAGTATGTATAGTAGATGATGCGGACTTAGAGCATTACAATCCAGAAGCTTATGCTAGCGGACTATCCCAAGTCATTGAATCTTCAAATCCTGAAGGTATCGTATTTGGACACACCGCCATCGGTCGTGATTTAGCTCCGGTCATTTCCGCTAAATTAAATGCCGGACAGATTTCCGATGTAACAGCCATTGAAGATTCTGTTGAAGGCGTCCTGTACACGCGACCAATTTATGCCGGAAAAGCGTTTGAACAAAAAACATTCCAAAGTGTCCCTTGGGTATTAACGGTGCGCCCAAACAATATTGATGCAGATCAAACGAAGGGTGCTCCTGAAGTAGAGCATATTAGCTATCAAAAGCCCGCTTCGTTGCGAACCGTTATCCAAGAAGTAGTTCAAAAAACATCCGGAAAGGTGGATTTAACAGAAGCAAAAGTGGTTGTAGCTGGTGGTCGTGCTGTGAAAAGTGCAGAAGGCTTCAAGCCATTGGAAGAATTAGCAGATGTGCTAGGCGGTGCGGTAGGAGCATCTCGTGGCGCTTGCGATGCCGGATACTGTGATTACTCCTTGCAAATCGGGCAGACAGGGAAAGTAGTAACACCGGAAATTTATATCGCGTGTGGAATTAGTGGAGCGATCCAGCACGTTGCAGGAATGAGTCAATCCAAGATTATCGTAGCGATTAACAAGGATCCAGAAGCTCCTATTTTCAAAATTGCGGATTACGGAATCGTTGGCGATATTTTTGAAGTAGTGCCACAACTAACAGAAGAGTTTCGTAAAGTGGTCGCTGCGAAATAAATATTTTTAAGCACGGGTGGTCCCAGAACCACTCGTTTTTTTGGTTAAACAAAAGCTTTTAAATTTCTTATTTTTTTATAAGCAACTCTTTGGCAAGGAAATTACAAAACAAAATATCTCCGGATGTGAAATGAATATAGAGTCCTATAGCTATAAGAAAAATGGTCGTACTATCAATGATTATTTTTAACATGAATTTCTCCTAAAAAATGATTAAGCATAAGCTTATTATGATAAATAGGATTAATAATCCAAACAGGACTAAGTCTTGTTTATTCCTTTCCTTCTTTAATTGAAACATAAAATAAACAGATAACGCTAAAAACAATAGATTTATGAGAATTGTAACTGCACGACACTCCAGATAATCATAAATTGTTAAGTAGGAAATGATAAACGTAGTTAAAAATATCCATAGAAAAATAAGTCTCAACAAACCACCTCCAACCGTTATTATCTTGCTAGATTATCCAACAAAGAGGTCGTAATTTCCATTAGTCTTATTACCTATTACTTTTCCAAATATAGAACCGGATGTACAGTCACCATCCGGTTTTTTGTTTATGATTATAATAGTTATAATAGCTTAAATAGGTAATAAAACATCTGTTTCGATAATATATAGATCTCTATCATGCTGTAAATTTAAAGTTATTTCATAGGGCTCCACTGGCTGTTGATATTCATCTTGAACAATTCGTAGCGTCAACTTTTTCACGGAATAACTGGCGACAATTCCAACTCGTCCATCTGATAACTTAACCGTTAATCCCTGTGGGTATATAGCAATACAATCCTTAAACAGATTAACCTGATAAGCATCAAACCTAGTCCCTGCATGTTCCTCTAACCAACCTATTCCTTCATGTGGAAGGATTGCCGGTCGATAAGCACGTGCTTGCGTAACTGCGTCAAATCCATTGGCTACACTAATGATTTTAGCATATCGATGGATGTCTCCATCCATCAACCCTCTTGGGTATCCTGTTCCATCCACTCGTTCATGATGCTGCAGTGCACAGTGTGCAACCGGAATTGGGATTTCATGAATCTTTCGAATAATATTGTATCCTTGTTCACAATGATTTTTCATCTGCTTCCATTCGTCATCTGTTAATGGAATCGGCTTATTTAGTATTTCTTTCGGAACGAACAATTTTCCTATGTCGTGTAACATAGAGCCTAAACCAATATCTTCAATCTCCTTTATTGGCAATCCATTTGCCAGTGCCAGTTGGCAGGAATAAATGGCGACATTTAAACTATGCCCATAGACGAACGATTCTTGAATTTTCGTTGTTGCTAGTAAATTGATAGCAGCCCGATTTGTAGAAAGCTCGTCTGCAATATCTCGAAATACCTTCTGAAACGTTCGAATGGCACGCGCCGACTTCATCATACCTTGTAAATTTGGTTTAGATACATTTAAATCCGCAATATCCATTAGCCCTTGATTGATGGTCCCAATCGCCTCCATCCGAAACTCTACTGGAATTGCTTCCACAATTTCTATTCCTTCAGAGAAATCGTCTTCTATGTACACCGAAGTAATGTGAAATTTTTTTAGCTTCTTAATCATTCTTTCTGTTAATTCCGTGCCCTCTGAGAGCAGAACCTTTCCACGTTCGTTATAGATAGCTCTTCCCAGTTTAATTCCTGACTGAACTTTTTCAATGGAAATGATTCGCATGTTTTATCCTCCCATCCTGCAACCTCTTTCTACGTCTAATATACTATGTCACCGTGTTATTTCAACAATTTTCGAACAAATTAGCTATAGAACTTGTCGATATGATTCTCTTCTCTAAATTCTTTTAAAGCCATATGCGAAAAAAGTGACGATTTAATCCCTATTCTTTATTATTAGTATGGAGGGCATTGGGAAACATAAACAGGATGAAAACCTGAAAGGAGACCTATCATGAACTACAAAAACATTACGGTAGCCGGGAGTGGCGTATTAGGAAGTCAAATTGCCTTCCAAACCGCATTCCACGGATTTCAAGTAAGTGTTTATGACATCAACGATGAAGCATTAGATCAAGCTAAAGAAAGAATCGAAAAGTTAAAGCCTCGCTACCAAAAGGACCTAAATGCAACACAGGAACAAGTTGATGAGGCACAAAACCGCCTTTCTTTTTATTCGGATTTAGCGGAAGCAGTAAAAGAGGCAGATCTAGTTATTGAAGCTGTTCCCGAAGTTGTTCCAATCAAGACAGAGTTTTATAATAAATTAGGGGACGTTGCACCTGAAAAAACTATTTTTGCCTCTAATTCGTCTACCCTATTGCCAAGCCAGTTTGCGGATGCAACAGGGCGTCCAGAAAAATTCCTTGCTTTGCACTTCGCAAACGAAATTTGGTTGAATAATACAGCAGAAGTCATGAAACATGCTGGCACCGATATGAATGTATTTGATGAAGTATTGGATTTTGCCAAAGCAATTGGGATGGTTGCCCTGCCTCTACATAAAGAGCAACCGGGTTATATTTTAAATTCACTTCTTGTTCCTTTATTAGACGCAGCAGAAATTTTGTTGGTCCGTGGAGTTGCAGATGTCGAAACCATTGATAAAACTTGGATGATTGCTACTGGAGCACCGAAGGGACCTTTTGCCATCTTAGATGTGGTAGGAATAACTACTGCTTATAACATTGTTAAAGCGAAAGCAGAAGCAACTGGCAACGACGAATTAAAACAATTAGCTAACCTATTGAAAACCGAGTATATCGATAAAGGAAAATTAGGGACCGCTACAGGAGAAGGATTCTACACTTATCCAAATCCACGCTTTGAGGATCCTGATTTCTTAAAAGGCTAAAGAAAAAAAGAGGCTAGGACAAAAGGATAGTAAGCAATAAAAAAACGAACAATTATCATTAGTGCCTATACCCCGCTCCGGAAATATATTACGCTTTCTGCGGGCGGCTTGGTGAGCCTCCTCGTGCTGACGCACGGTGGGGTCTCACCGATGCCTTTTTTCCCGCTGGAGTCTACGTATATTTCCGGAGCTAGTATAGGCTATTGTTCGGCTTTTCGGCTTATCCTTTTCATAATGTCCCAGCACCTTTTTTCTTTTCTTATAACCTGTTTTAAGCATCTTCTTCTGTCGTTGATTCTTCTTGCGGCGTAAATCCTTCTGGTGGAGTGAATCCTTCCGGCGGTGTACCACC includes:
- a CDS encoding 3-hydroxyacyl-CoA dehydrogenase, producing the protein MNYKNITVAGSGVLGSQIAFQTAFHGFQVSVYDINDEALDQAKERIEKLKPRYQKDLNATQEQVDEAQNRLSFYSDLAEAVKEADLVIEAVPEVVPIKTEFYNKLGDVAPEKTIFASNSSTLLPSQFADATGRPEKFLALHFANEIWLNNTAEVMKHAGTDMNVFDEVLDFAKAIGMVALPLHKEQPGYILNSLLVPLLDAAEILLVRGVADVETIDKTWMIATGAPKGPFAILDVVGITTAYNIVKAKAEATGNDELKQLANLLKTEYIDKGKLGTATGEGFYTYPNPRFEDPDFLKG
- a CDS encoding HD-GYP domain-containing protein encodes the protein MRIISIEKVQSGIKLGRAIYNERGKVLLSEGTELTERMIKKLKKFHITSVYIEDDFSEGIEIVEAIPVEFRMEAIGTINQGLMDIADLNVSKPNLQGMMKSARAIRTFQKVFRDIADELSTNRAAINLLATTKIQESFVYGHSLNVAIYSCQLALANGLPIKEIEDIGLGSMLHDIGKLFVPKEILNKPIPLTDDEWKQMKNHCEQGYNIIRKIHEIPIPVAHCALQHHERVDGTGYPRGLMDGDIHRYAKIISVANGFDAVTQARAYRPAILPHEGIGWLEEHAGTRFDAYQVNLFKDCIAIYPQGLTVKLSDGRVGIVASYSVKKLTLRIVQDEYQQPVEPYEITLNLQHDRDLYIIETDVLLPI
- a CDS encoding 3-hydroxyacyl-CoA dehydrogenase/enoyl-CoA hydratase family protein, giving the protein MARNIRQAAVIGSGVMGASIAAHLANVGISTLLLDIIPKDVTEEEKSKGLTLDHPAVRNRLATKAIQRLKKTKPAPLFDSDYASFITPGNIEDDLAKLQDVDWVIEVVVENLAIKQQLYEKVEQVWKPGTIVTSNTSGISINAMVEGRSDAFKEHFLGTHFFNPPRYMKLLEIIPGEQTNPEIVEEMKQFGEKTLGKGVVVAKDTPNFIANRIGTFGLLVTLSEMLEKGYTVEEVDAVTGPAMGRPKSATFRTLDLVGLDTFVHVAHNVFEKVEDEQEKAVFNAPSVLKNMVEKGWIGEKAGQGFYKKIKNEQGKQILSLQLETMEYGSQQKVSSPSLEAAKTAKGAKNKVKALLSGKDRYAELAWNITKQVLLYSAEKVGEIADTIVEMDEAMKWGFNWELGPFETWDAIGLTRSVEKMEAEGLTIPKWVKDWIADGNESFYKKENQQTFYVAEGSFTAREEKPEVIHLRSLKEQNKVITSNSGASLIDLGDGVACLEFHSPNNAIGADILLMIQQSMEEVRKNYEGLVIANQGRNFCVGANLMILLMEAQDEEWDEVDNIIRMFQNTMYTLKHFEKPVVAAPHRMALGGGVEVCMPADQVVAAAETYYGLVEVGVGLIPAGGGCKELTLRLSQSVTNREVDIQPYVNQIFENVGTAKVSTSAADAKKLGYMRPTDTFVTNPDHLIFEAKRAALRFVQDGYTPKPEEKIRVVGRDGKAVMQLGAHQMKLGGLISDHDQLIANKLAHVLAGGDVPAGTLVTEQYMLDLEREAFLSLCGEPKTQQRMQHMLTKGKALRN
- a CDS encoding electron transfer flavoprotein subunit alpha/FixB family protein; translation: MSKTILVVAEQRDGKLRQVTYEAIQAAKLSSNEGDVIHLAVLGSDLSGLQDSLASLGVQKVCIVDDADLEHYNPEAYASGLSQVIESSNPEGIVFGHTAIGRDLAPVISAKLNAGQISDVTAIEDSVEGVLYTRPIYAGKAFEQKTFQSVPWVLTVRPNNIDADQTKGAPEVEHISYQKPASLRTVIQEVVQKTSGKVDLTEAKVVVAGGRAVKSAEGFKPLEELADVLGGAVGASRGACDAGYCDYSLQIGQTGKVVTPEIYIACGISGAIQHVAGMSQSKIIVAINKDPEAPIFKIADYGIVGDIFEVVPQLTEEFRKVVAAK
- a CDS encoding electron transfer flavoprotein subunit beta/FixA family protein, whose translation is MNIYVILKQTFDTEEKINIENGHISEDGVQYVINPYDEYAVEEAIQIRNAHNGSVYVISVGPERSTEALRTALAMGADEAILISDDRIGSDEYTISKVLASYLSKQSVDLVLGGYFSVDSGGGQVAIRLAELLDLPHVGSVTELSISDGKATAVRDAEGDQEKLEVMLPALFTAQQGLNEPRYPSLPGIMKAKKKPFTQLSLDDLDISESELVAKTERKSISLPPEREEGKILSGEVSDQVQELVEQLKNKSRVI
- a CDS encoding (Fe-S)-binding protein — translated: MIVVGWQWIQFFAFLVVSGYSLYLFAKVVYHRYLYVKLGQPVTMEKQLKERFKTAVVQVLGQQKLLKDKKSGIMHVLIFYGFIILQFGALDIIVKGLGAKGLPIPGYHVFGLIQEITVLLIFLAVGYAAYRRYGEKLPRLKRGWKPSVVIFLIFSLMFTVLFSLGFERVIHHMEFSWYAPISSVIAAAFSGVGVTAATVFFYIFWWAHLLILLSFLIYVPQSKHFHLMVAPINILLKKTEPVGKLTSLDLEDEEAESFGVGKIEDFTQKQMIDFYACVECGRCTNVCPASNTGKILSPMHMIAKLRDHLTEKGAVLTSKSPWVPAYAFSEMGTHSFQQPDGGLDTNWSSDSITNIEPTISLQKMLWSTGEKKAEDVNLIGDVMTEDEIWACTTCRNCEDQCPVGNEHVDKIIDLRRHLVLMEGSVPQEGQRAMQNIERQGNPWGINRNDRAKWREDIAGIPVPTVKENPDFDILYFVGSMGSYDNRSLKISKAFVRLLHEAGVNFAILGNEEKNSGDTPRRMGNELLFQELCMENIATFQKYNVKKIVTACPHTFNTLKNEYPEFGLEGVEVLHHTELLDQLVKVKRLTPQYVLNERITYHDSCYLGRYNNIYDQPRNILRAIKGVEVVEMDRNRENGMCCGAGGGMMWMEETAGKRVNIARTEQALEVHPTIISSACPFCLTMLEDGTKSKEVEEAVRARDIAEILEEAVFGVEEEQDKKAM